GTGTCGCATACAATCGTGCATAAATACCTCCGCTATGCAGCAGTTCCTCATGCGTACCCATCTCGGCAATCTCTGTACCCTCCAGCTCAACGATCTGGTCGGCATGACGGACCGTCGATAGCCGATGGGCAATCACCAGTGTTGTGCGATCCTTCGATATTTCATCCAGTGCCTGTTGGATCTCTTGCTCGGTCTTGGTATCAAGCGCCGATGTGGCTTCATCCAGAATGAGGATCGGTGCATTGCGCAGAATCGCCCGTGCTATCGAAAGGCGCTGTTTCTGCCCTCCAGACAAACGCACACCGCGTTCACCAATTACCGTATCGTAGCCTTGCTCCATCTGAGATATAAATTCATGCGCTTTAGCTGCTTTAGCTGCGGCAATCACATCTTTCCGTGTCGCGTCCTTCCATCCATAAGCAATATTGTCATACACCGAGCCATCAAACAGGAACGTATCCTGCAGCACCATTGAAATATTGTTACGCAGGCTGGAAAGCGTCACATCACGAATATCGATGCCATCCACTCGAATCGATCCCGCCTGCGGGTCGTAGAATCGGTTAACGAGACTGGCCAATGTCGACTTACCCACTCCTGTGGTGCCTACAAGAGCTACTGTTTTTCCATGATCAATGGTCAGGTTCAGCCCCTCTAGTACAGGCGAACCATCTTGATAAAGAAATGTGACATCTTGAAAGGAGATCTGTCCTTGTACACGCGGCAAATGGACTGCGTTTCGCTTCTCCTTTATGTCTTCCTCTTCTTCCAGCACATCATATACCCGTTTAAGGCCAGCAGAGGCTCGCCCTGCCATTTCCACCAAGCCGGAAAAAGACTTTATCGGTTGATAAAACATACCTAGGTAGGCAATGAATCCGATGATATCAGCAATGCTTACCTCGCCTGTTGCCATCAATCTGCCGCCCAGTATCACGACAAATACAGTCCCCAGTGTGGTCACAAATGCCAACAACGGCAAAGAGGTTTCATAGAACAAACTGGCGCGTAAATAGGTCTTCGAATATTTCATAGCCAGACGAGAAACGTTGACCCGCTCCTCCTCCTGTCGATTGAAAATTTGGATTTCTTTCATGCCCGACAAATTTTCCTGCACCTTTCCAGCGATATCTCCCCGAGCTTGGGAACTCTCTCCCCACAGCGGCGACAAGTGCTTGCTTTGCCATACCGTGATTACAAGCAGCAACGGAATCGTGATCAGACTGATCAGTGCCAGCTTCACATTGATCGTCAAGAGCAGGATGCCTACTCCGATAAAGGTCAGTCCGTTAACGATAAAGTCAGGTATAGCATGGGCAATGAAAATTTCCGCTTCCATCGCATCATTCACAACGCGCCCGGTCAAGTCACCCGTCCGGCTTCGATGGAAATAGCGCAAACTCATCTGCTGATATTTGCTATACAATCTTGTTCGTAAATCCGCCACGTAATGAAGTGCGGCATAATGGTTCATATAGCCTGCCAGTGATGTTCCGATGGCTTGCAAACAGGTAGCTCCAAGTAGCAATAAACCAATCTTCAATGCTTCTGCGGCAAACTGACTGCTACCTTCGGTCGCCAATTGTGTCAACGAACGGAGCGCCCAGGGCAAATAAAACCCGGCAATTGTTGCCAGCACGATACCGACTAATCCAATGCCTAACTGCAACCAGTATTTTCGTGCGCCCAGCAAGACACGCCATGCGATTTTCATGTGGCAATCTTCTCCTCCTGCTCCTTATCATTTAAGAATCCTTGATCCGCCCCTTGGCCTCTACGCTTATCACGCAATATCTCGTACGTCACATACACTGGTCGCCCCGTTCGTGGTTCCAGCATAATTTCGGCATCGATGGCAAACACCTCACGTAGCGTCCGTGCCGTCATTACGCGCTCTGGCGAGCCATGCTCCACCACCTGACCATCACGAATCGCCACCATATAGTCGGAGAAGCGTGCTGCCAGATTCAGGTCATGCAGCACCATCACAATCGTAACCTGCTGACTGCGATTCAGTTCATAGAGCAGCTCCAGCACTTCAAGCTGATGTGCCAGGTCCAGATAGGTGGTGGGTTCATCCAGCAGGATCAGATCGGTCTGCTGGGCGAGTGCCATCGCAATCCATACGCGCTGACGTTGACCGCCAGAGAGCGTATCGACCTCGCGATGCTCAAACGCTGTAAGCAGTGTAACTGATAGGGCCCAGGCAACTACTTGCTTATCCTCTTTGGAGAGCTTGCCGAAGCCCCGTTGATGAGGAAAACGCCCATAGGCCACTAATTGACCGACCGTCAAACCGCTCGGTGCAGTAGGCGTCTGCGGCAGAATTGCCATCTGCTTGGCCACTTCTTTGGTGGACAGTGTGCAAATATCAGCACCATTCAGATAAACCGTGCCATTTTTCGTCTTGAGCAGCCGACCGACTGCCTTTAGTACGGTTGATTTCCCGCAACCATTGGGGCCAATAATCGAGGTAATCTGTCCACGCGGAATCTGCAAATCCAGTTCTTTTACGATAAGCGTGTCATTATAGGCAATATCGATTTGTTGCGCTGTAATACTCTCCATGACGTCCTCCTAATTGGCCTTCGATAGTAAATAAAGAAAGTACGGAACACTGATGACCGTAATGACGATTCCCGTCGGCACATCTCCCCCCAGGCTAACCGTGCGCGTAATTGTGTCAGCCAGCACCACGACTAATCCACCGGTCAGGCTGGCAGCCGGAACGAGCAATTTGTGATCGGGCCCGACTAGTTTTCTTGCCATGTGCGGAGCGATCAAACCAACGAAGAAGAAGCTTCCGCCCACGGCCACACTGCCAGAGGATAAAGCAACAGCAGCGATCGACAACCCCAAAAACTGCCGCTTCACGGCAAGACCTAGTCCTTCTGCCGTCTGATTGCCCAGATGGAGGGTGTTGAGCATGCGAGACTTGTAGAAAATATAGCCGAGTAAAATGAAGACCCATGGTGCCAGTACGGAAATATAGCGCCAATCAGCGCCCCACAAGCTTCCCGCCAGCCAGTGCAGCATGAAATCCATCTGCGAATCATTCAGCTTGAGTGTCAGGAAGGTGGTCAGCGCTTCATACCCGCTTCCGAGCGCGACCCCGGTTAAGATCAAGCCGATTGACGAGATATCTCGCCCACGGCGATACGATAATAAGAAGATCAATCCCGCCGCCAACAATCCACCAACAAAGGCCAGTAGTGGCAGGGCAATAAAGGAGCCCTTTCCTGTCGATGCGATGAATACGA
This window of the Paenibacillus marchantiae genome carries:
- a CDS encoding ABC transporter ATP-binding protein, which produces MKIAWRVLLGARKYWLQLGIGLVGIVLATIAGFYLPWALRSLTQLATEGSSQFAAEALKIGLLLLGATCLQAIGTSLAGYMNHYAALHYVADLRTRLYSKYQQMSLRYFHRSRTGDLTGRVVNDAMEAEIFIAHAIPDFIVNGLTFIGVGILLLTINVKLALISLITIPLLLVITVWQSKHLSPLWGESSQARGDIAGKVQENLSGMKEIQIFNRQEEERVNVSRLAMKYSKTYLRASLFYETSLPLLAFVTTLGTVFVVILGGRLMATGEVSIADIIGFIAYLGMFYQPIKSFSGLVEMAGRASAGLKRVYDVLEEEEDIKEKRNAVHLPRVQGQISFQDVTFLYQDGSPVLEGLNLTIDHGKTVALVGTTGVGKSTLASLVNRFYDPQAGSIRVDGIDIRDVTLSSLRNNISMVLQDTFLFDGSVYDNIAYGWKDATRKDVIAAAKAAKAHEFISQMEQGYDTVIGERGVRLSGGQKQRLSIARAILRNAPILILDEATSALDTKTEQEIQQALDEISKDRTTLVIAHRLSTVRHADQIVELEGTEIAEMGTHEELLHSGGIYARLYATQAS
- a CDS encoding ABC transporter ATP-binding protein produces the protein MESITAQQIDIAYNDTLIVKELDLQIPRGQITSIIGPNGCGKSTVLKAVGRLLKTKNGTVYLNGADICTLSTKEVAKQMAILPQTPTAPSGLTVGQLVAYGRFPHQRGFGKLSKEDKQVVAWALSVTLLTAFEHREVDTLSGGQRQRVWIAMALAQQTDLILLDEPTTYLDLAHQLEVLELLYELNRSQQVTIVMVLHDLNLAARFSDYMVAIRDGQVVEHGSPERVMTARTLREVFAIDAEIMLEPRTGRPVYVTYEILRDKRRGQGADQGFLNDKEQEEKIAT
- a CDS encoding FecCD family ABC transporter permease — encoded protein: MIKQRYTMQRGIIINVVLMVLILMFAIISMNSGKMNLSPLEVLNVLVGNGTDKQNLIVFDFRLPRIALSILVGLGMGAAGVVMQSLLRNDMASPGTLGISSGSGLFVLFFVVFIASTGKGSFIALPLLAFVGGLLAAGLIFLLSYRRGRDISSIGLILTGVALGSGYEALTTFLTLKLNDSQMDFMLHWLAGSLWGADWRYISVLAPWVFILLGYIFYKSRMLNTLHLGNQTAEGLGLAVKRQFLGLSIAAVALSSGSVAVGGSFFFVGLIAPHMARKLVGPDHKLLVPAASLTGGLVVVLADTITRTVSLGGDVPTGIVITVISVPYFLYLLSKAN